The genomic window GTGTTAGTTTTTTCAGTATttcctttattttctttcttcttaaagggtgacactaatgccactaattcattctttcgtTGAAAACTTCATTATTCTGATTTTGAGCAGAGATGTCGTGGATCAAATACCAATGCaactaattcattcattctttgGAAAACTCCCTATTTTCTTGCATATTATAACAAAGTGCATTTTTGTGTAAATTGTGTTCAAATTCAACCATTACAAGTTGATTCATGCATATTATAACAAAGTGCAATTTTTGTGTAAACTGTGTGCAGATCTTgtcatttttgtttttgctttattacGTTTCCTTTTTCCTTAGGGTAATATCAAACCCATTAATACATTCCTTCTTAGGACACCTATTTTTGCAAAACAAATCACCATTATATGTTTatccttgcatattataaaaaagtgTAACCTCTGTGTAAATTATGTGCAGTTTTTGTTATTATTATCTATATTTCTTTATAAAGGGTAATATCGCTGCACAAACTCATTCTTCcataaaaaatcattttttaatttattttattaGCACCAGTTCGTTCATTGGACTGGCACACAATACAATGAGAAGGATACAAAGTGGGGTTCCCTGTAGCTTGTGATCCAGATGTCTTCACATTTCTTCTTCATtattatttgccctctctctctctctctctctctctctctctctctctctctctctctctctctctctctctctctcggacaAACATAGTTTTTTATGCAAATACGTACGATATAGTACACTAGCTATATGTGGTACTaaaaagtaagaatttttttagaTGTAGAAGTCCGTTTCTTCGATATTCAAAAAAAGGCTCATAGTGGCGGTGCGGACATTATTCCAGGATGTGGTGTGAGACCCATGCAAAAAAAAAATGTCGTGTGGTGTGGCTGTGCTTTAATCTACCCCGAGTGAGCTAGCTTACCATGTGTTCCCTGTGCACAACATGCAACATGCACGCACGCGCGTGGTGGAGCGAAGCAACATAATAACAGAGGGCATTTCCTATTttgcgctgcaggcgccggttatagCTATTTTCTGCAAACCGGTGCCTGCAGCGGCGCTAGCTCGGCTTGGCCCAACTACCATTTCCCCCTCTGTTTTGAAACTCGAAAAAGGAGAGAGAAAGGGCGTAGCCAAGAATCAAACCAAAGATCTCTCCGTCAATAGCTACCTTCACGAACCACTACGCCACAACCTTGATTCGTTAATACTAACCTCCTTTCCATTATTTTATACATACAGGAAACGCCATCTACGTTTTCTGTGTTTCCCCCCTTTTTTTTGTTtcctattttctttttttcttaaatgCGTGAAATGTTTACAAACATACGATTTTTTTTCCTAATTCATGAAATTTTTctttaaattgatgaactttttttcaatttcattGAACTTTTTCaagttcaatgaactttttttcaaactcgATAATTGTTTTTTGAAAATGAATGAACTTTTTAACAtttgaacttattcaaaaaatcagtgaacttttttcaattcgatgaactttctttttcaaactcaatgaacttttttcaatttgatGAATGTTTCTTTTAATCCGATGACCTTTTTTCAaacccgatgaacttttttcaaattcttgaactttttttaaaatttacAAAGTCTTCTatgaatttgtgaacttttttcaaattcaatgaactttttctaaaatgtgatgattttttttcaaaatgtgcCGGTTCATACGCTGAGCGGGAGTTCGGCGGGGTGCGGGCTACGTCGATACAGCGCGACCTACGCGCTGTATAGGATCCGCCGTAATAACATCAGTTGCCATGGCCCAATAGCTTGCCGAGCCAAACGGCTGGGCCGCCGATGTGAACGGGAAAAAAATGGCTGGTCCAAATTATAAATTCAGTCAAAAAAGGCACGCCAATAATTTACATCCAACCATTGATTTGGTAAACAATGTAggcttttttatttttgttccttacttatGCAAGGGTAATTGAGTAATTCAATCATCCATACTCTATACGCCGTGCTCTGCTCCAGACTCCTACGGTACACCAGCTGCGCTCGCCTTCGTTCAGATAGGCCCATGTTGCCGCTGGCAAGTCATCCCATTTTGTCTCGCCTCATTCAACCCAATCAACCATGTTGCCCTCCTTCTCTATGGCGAATCTGAAACTCCATTATCTTCGCAAGCGGTATTACGACCTGGAGAGCCAGCCGTGAATGTTCACTTTCTAGGAGAATTTAATTACCTTGCTTCTTCCTCTTTGCTGTCTTGCCTCTCCAGGTCGGCAATGGCAACAGATTCAAAGCCACCATAAAGTAAAACATCTacttccttcattcctaaatatttgtctttttacagatttcaaatgaactaccacatacagatctatataaacatattttagagtgtagattcattcattttactccgtatatagttacttattgaaatctctagatagataaatatttaggaagggGGGGAGTAGCGCGATGGAATGCAGTCCAAGTACTTTTTGGTACACTTTTGGCCGTGACGCACACGCACACGACGTGCAAGGTGACGTCCAAGCAATCAGCTGATAGCATTTTCCAATAAactcacgtactccctccgtctcaaaatacttgtcggagaaatggataaaattggatgtatctataacaaATAACATCTAGATTCATCTATtttttcgacaagtatttccggacggagggagtacaaaattagCAATTGATCCATTCAACCCGCGGATGAATGTATACTGTTAGAATAAAACCGAGGCAtatcgtcgatcatccgaggatcaagcaatcacacgaggcacgacaccgagatttgttaacgaggttcaccgatatggctacatccccggggtctgactatgggcgctccttcccatgacaccgtcacaataccgcacaccgaccacccgggcgccggcacataccgccggctcccccttgcgtgtctgtgctattatgttggcatatgttacaacGTGTGTCTACCCctgctatataagagaggcctaggatacaagtgtcctattaggacacgactccatatcctatgtaaacacgatacaattacaagtccaactgtaacctaccttgtacactatattcgacacaactccaacaaactccaccttggcgaatatactcGACCACCCTggatttgtccatgcgtcaaacttccatgtacatgagcttatcccatgagtaccgctgctactccaaagactccatgcgactccacctgcaacttgtagtcccttcttttcttgaccacagtcaacactcgagcaaaattaagttccttgttactctagtttgcgctcccaactttcagagtatcCGTCAACGtcatcacacaccgatcactgacctgtgtgaaagtgaacaactcacatattgggtgtcacacataagagttacctgaactcaacatcaccgctcctttctcgaccacctgtctgaaacttgaacgaatttcaccattgcttatagtcaccctgagtcaaattcacagttgtctcaccacatgtatgaccaccagagccctggcccgtctccatgtcccgtgcgtaccgcacgcctcgccgctattaccgcatCGAGCCTCcactgtcctggtcgagtctcaagggtcgcgaacccgcACCACTCAAcctccactgcagagtaccaccaatcatcaccgaccgatgacgagtttcacgcttccatcagaccactgggctccagtccgaactatgTGTCACTCGCTTTTTTCCCCTTGCTGAATAGGCCTCGATTCCCTGGATCCTTAcatcgtagcccctcaatccagctccaccttcaacatgactccatggtagatgatcagtccacccacgcgccccgtcgacttcaagctctcatgtgcgccgtcttgaatcaaccccgcgccatagtcttgtcgaagccacacaagccctcggggcctGCGCCATGTGTTTCCACACCCAGAAGtcagtcaccatcagcatcacgctcctatgtcatcgtcgccgatcccaccaccgtcttctgtatcaaacgacttgcgtcgatccgtcagactgtctaGTCCAACCCAGCCGAACTTATCCGACTGCATGACACGCTCAAGGCTCCCACATCATCTTCCGCGAATTTGCATCCATCACATAataattccatcttagctaacaTGACTTCCTGCAACTTCTTCAAGCATCCCTGTCACGCCAACAATCTTTCACCCTTGTCTGCCATAATCCAAGGTTTTCGGTTCCTTGAACTTCTTcacctcaaacctggtacccgTTGGCGCTCTGGTTCTTCATACGACTGACTCTGTGAAAAAATTATCCGGCCTTTCCATGCGACGCGCAAAGTAGACGAACACTGCTACTAGCAAAACCAACCAGACTTGGTCTTCACGTGAGCAGCTCCTGTCTTGGCTTTCGCTCCTAATGCTAATTGCTTTTGCCTTGCCAATGCCTCTTTGCTAATTCCCGATGGATGTGCATCATGTGTCAATGGATTTTCCCTGCCGCCGAAACGATCCGTCTCTTGCCTCGCTGTGTCACACGAGGACTCGGTCCTCTTTTGGTCTCCAAACAAATCTCGCGTTGCTCGACTCGGCTTCTACGGCCTCCAGCACCTGCCACGAGAATGCGCCACTCCTCCCGGCGACCTGGGCCCGCCGTTCGCTGCAGTACCATCCACAGGCCGCACGCCTTTTGGGCCACGCTAGCGCCGCTGGGCTTCGTCCCTGCCCTGTGCACGTGGCTGCACCAGCGCCTCTGGCCGCCCTAGCGATCTGTCCGCGTGGAACGCCGCCGCTTGCCAATTGCTTTTCCCGATCTCCGCGAGAACCACACCGTAGTCACGACTGCATCTCAAAACTCGGTACTTCCTCTGGATCAACAACCAACGACCTTCGgacaacctagctctgataccacttgttagaataaaaccgagacataccgtcgatcatccgaggatcaagcaatcacacgaggcacgacactgagatttgttaacgaggttcatcgatatggctacatccccggggtctGACTAtgagcgctcctccccatgacaccgtcacaataccgcacaccggccacccgggcgtcggcacatgccgccggctcccccttgcgtgtctgtgctattatgttggcataggttacaacgtgtgtctacccccgctatataagaaaggcctaggatacaagtgtcctattaggacacgactccatatcctatgtaaacacgatacaactacaagtccaactgtaacctaccttgtacactatattcgacacaactccaacataTACGATGCTAATCGCTACAGCTGTCCAGAAAACACACAagtacgcatgcatgcatgccaacaCAGGCTAAAGGACCGTGTCACTTCTAGCTTTTTTCCTTGCTTTGATCTGAGCCGTGCAGGTTCTGTTTTCGCCCCTACAAAATGACGCGCACATTGTTATGTCATTATTTTGATTTTACAACTCCAACGAAAAATACTACTCCGGCCGATCCAAATTAACTGTCGCAGCTGTAGAACAATTTGTATAGGAGGGAGTACACAGTTTTAACAAAAAGTGTTACACGTACGGTCATGAGCTGTAGTATTGGTTAGTCTAGTCCATCGGATGGATAAAATGGATGGCTCTATTACTTTGATGTACTTTAAAAGAATACCGGTGCTGTTTCACTAATTCACTTTCATTTCCTTAGCTTTTCTCGAAAAAGAAACTTCCATTTCCCTAGCTAGCACGCGGCCATCCTGAACAGCTGAATTCGACATCGCTGGCTGCGATCAACTCATCCTCTCAGCTGGCTTGCTTCCTGCTCCCTCTTGGTTCAAGTTAGTTCATCGCTGGGACTCACTACTACACCTTACTTTTCTTCCTAAAACAGCACGAACAAGTTGGGAGTTGTGCATGAACCATGGCAGGAATTCCATAGATGATGCAACTGAGAACAATGAGGATCTCTACGGCGGCCTCCCGTAGAACATCGTCGGTAGTCTTGCGCATGCCCATCTCCTGCAGACAGCCTCCCTGCCCTGTGCTCGGCCGGACCTCCAGTCGCACGTCGCCTAGCAGCGTGGCGGCGCTCACACCAATGACCCGCAAAGCAGCCAGACAGCACAGCAAGACTGAGGACCCTAGCGCTGGTGCCTCGCCCCGTCGCGTATGGCTTCAGACGTCCGTCTGTTGATGGCCGATGCACTTGCCTAGGTCGCACAATAGAGAGAGGGAGTGAGTATGACTACCCTACTTTGTTTTTACCGGGCTTTATTTTACACCGGCAGTCTACTCGGAAACGACAACCCAGTCAGCAGGCCATAATTCCTGCTCCAATAATACTTGGACATTCATTGTTGGTTGTATGTCTTTTTATATCAAGGCAAATTTTAGCATGGTCCACCTCCTCTTTGCACATGAGAGGTACTACCTCCATTTCAGTTTACAAGTtctgcgcgtatacctaggttgccagatgttttatcaccctaatataaacaatataacacaaaaattatatcttttgaaaGTAGAAGCTTCAAAGTTTATGTTGGTATatgttttgtaatatatgacttgtattaggttggtcagaTTGACAATCTAGGGGTACGCACAcgtcctgtaaactgagagagaggtagtaagAGTACATAATACATCTCAGCCATTGATTTGATTAACTAGTGGTTtgattaactcttaccttcttacctcttatgtgaaaagagggggtaagagggagcatgttaaaattaTTTTTACATCAAATAGCCCGTACGTTTGGAATAGTGCATGTACCTGCAAACAGGTTTTGTCATTTTTTGTGACTATGAATCGAAAAGTTGAAGCTCACCACACGTCGATGGTGATTTATGCGATCATACTCCGTCCCTTCCAGTTTAGAGCGGTCGTTTCGAAAAGCTTATCATGATGAGTGGTGAAATAATTTTTACAATTCATTGTTGGTTGTATGCCTCTTTTCATCTGTTGTGGCTATGAATCAAAAAGTTCTGAAGCTCCTTGCATGACAATGATGATTTATCGATCATACTCCGTCTCTTCCAGTTTAGAGGGCTCAAATCAAAAAGTACTCAATTGATATGCTTGTTTTTATTTAagttgtgtttaccaatgcattgaTTGCAATGGTTGCATGTAACTCGAAATTTAAACATGCAATGGAGCACAATAAAAATGAGACTTATAACGTAACCCTAGTCGGCTAGAGCAAATTCTACTCTCCAAGCTTCACCGAAGAGCCCGTGGATTCGCCTCTCCTCTGCTGCCACTTCAGTGACCGGTGACGGGAAGGGGAATCTCAGTGCCTCCACTCcggctagtagtttaggttaggattTTTAGTCCTTGAAGGTACGGCTCGAGTTAGACTCCCGCCGTCTCTTGGGACCATGAGGTTAGTGTTTCTCGTCATGTGACAAGACACTAGtaaaaaacagggctttggtcacagctcaatgtacacattagtcccggttgcatcacgaaccgggactaatgtgagcattcgtcccggtttGAGCGGCTAAGGcggtgatgaggggtgattagagtgggtgattagagattaaattgtcaaataattcagaaattgaaaaataagaaaaaaaatcaaaaaaattcagaatttttttttagtcccggttggtgttaccaaccaaccaaccgggactaaaggtggagctccagacagcggccacgtggagctcctttaGTCCCGCTTCATAAGCAAACGGGACTAAAGGTCTGGGCTTTAGtctcgaccctttagtcccggtttcagaattgggactaaaggccctctggaaccgggactaatgacccattttctactagtgagatTTCATGTCACGTACTTCAGATCTATGGACGGGTTCAATGGCGACGATTGCAACTCCAGCGCGTTGGACCTTAGTTGCACATCCACGGAGACTTCCCGCCTGTCATCGACAAAGTCAAGCCGGCCCCAGTAGAGAAGCGACGACAAGGGCGTGCCGGCGGCTCATTCTGACGGCAATGGTAGTCGTTCGATGGTCTCGGAATTGCCATaacttttattatgtttgagataaTTTTTGTACTTCCGTTCAatttttataatagatctgatTTTGTCGCAAAGAAAACACAAAAATTCTGAGTGAAACCCTATAAGCCGGAGGTGATACCTGACAAACAGGATTGGGTACGGTTTAAAGAAAATTGTAGAAATAAGTTGCAGTAGTAGCTACCATTAGGTATGGAcagtgaaaaagaagttgcagtatAGTAGCTACAGATCCATGTACGTACGTGGAATGCAGTTCCCCCAGCGTCGAATCTTTGAGCACGTTCGATCTACAAACTGAAACTATAGGAGTACATCGTCAATTCCTGCATGCAGGTATCGATGAACCAACAAGAAGAGAGATCGGTGATCTCTGCCGACTCGTTGCTACGTCGCCGCACATGCTATCAGCCATGCAGAAGCATCCATGCGTCGGAGTACTGGGCCACAATGGCCGGTCGCATCCGCTCCACCGCGGCCTCCGCCATGGCTAGATCGTCCATCGCGCGGCGCAGGAGCTGCTCGGCCGCGGGTGCCCAGGCGTGGGCGACTGCTCGCGGCGATGGCGGCCTGAGCATGACGTGGAAGACGCCGAGGGCCGCATGGCCGTGCGACTTGACGGAGTGTAGGCACTGCAGCGCCGTCTCCGCGTGGCGGGCAGCGTCGGCGTGGTGGAGTTGCCACCTGTCCCACCACCACGGCGCGTTGGCCTGGAGCCCGATGTGCGCAACGCAGAGGGAGAATACGGTGCCCAGTACGGCGTAGAACCTGCTGATGCGCTTGATCCGGCCGATGGCGAGGTCGATGATGAGGCCGCCTGCTGAAGGAGCGCCCTGGCCGGCGTTGGGCAGGGGATGCACGCCCGGGCGGAATCTGCGGCAGTCCTCGGTGGCCTGGCCGTACTGCTGGCGGGCGCCAGTGATGGCCTCCGCGATCGCATTCGTCTCGCCGACGTAGGTTAAGCTGCcgttcgccgcctccgccgccatgtTCCACCAGTCCGCCATTGCCGGCGTCggtgccctctctctctccccccctctctctctctctctctgacgctGTTAATACTAGGAGGAGACGTGAGGCTATTTGTTACTTGTGCTGCGTCGGGGTTGGTTCGGGCTATTTCTACCGCCGGCGAGGTGGTTTCTGGAGACTGTGGGGTAAATGAGCCGTTACGGTGTGGGACCCAGTTGTTGTCACGCAGAATCGTCTCGCTGCTACGTCAGAATCCTTCGCGGGGGCACGAGCAGCGAGCTAACGTAGCTCCTGACCCACTGGAGACCTGGTCCCACATACATGGGCCCACCTATCAGCGAAGATGTTGTGTCATGACACTGGTATGTTGACCAAGTTGGGACCTGTCAGCCCATGCCAGGCTGGCTATTTCGACGAGGACGGAGAGGGGAGCGGAGAAAGAACCGCGATGGTGGATAATGTTATTttatcttaaatcttgcatgtaatttaaaGATAAAAAAGGGACTGTCTATTCTACATCCGGATAAAATCTAATTCACTTTCATCCATATTTTTCCAGCCAACTGAAGGATGAAAAGTGTCCCTATCCCGTGCCTCATGTCCCCTGTTCTTTCTGTCCCTCACTTCTAAAACAGGACCATACTGCAAACTTTAAACGGGTCGACACCCTAAACTTTTCAAACCCGCACACAACAGGGGTTGCTAAGCTAACTACAAGAGGAAAAGGACCAATCTGATGACATCTAACCACACAGCTGAATAATTACAGTTGTTGCTGTGAATGAACTACATACAAAGGGCTAAAAATACACTAACAATACCACTGATAATGACAGAGTAGAAACCGCTAAAAAAGCACAGTAATTCCACTAAAAACACTTAAATTCCACTAGTAATGAAACTTGCAAAAAAAGTGTATAATCCACTAAAATTACACTGTAAATCCACCAATGATTTACAGTGTAAATTCCACTTGAAATACACAAAAGGAATTACACTGTAAATACTGCTTAAATAACAGTAAAAATTCCACTGAGAAAGTACTAAAATTACACTAACAAAATACACTAATGAATTACAAAGGAAAGTCCACTTAAAAATGCACTGTAATCCAATGAGAATTACAGTGTAAAATAACCTAAAAGTACACCAAAATTGAACTAAGATTTACAGTGTAAATCATATCGAAGTTGCAACATCGACAAAGAACTACACTATAAACCAGCCGGAATTACACTGTAAACCCAGATATGAATTACAGTGTAAATCCAGATAGAAATTACAGTGCAAATCCACTTATAAAAAACACTGTAAACCACTAATAAATACACTGTAATTTCAACAGTTTTACAGTGTAAAATCCACTCAAAAAAGTTAACTGCATTGACAAAATGCACAGGAGCAACCACATATACGTGGACGAACATGGAGAAGCACCACCAgagagggtgattcctccaagatCTGCTACACAAACTTCAACAACATGGCTAGAGAAGCAGGAAAAACATAGGTAAACACCCCTTCTCGCCCCCTCCTATGCGTTCATCACTTCCTATCGTCTCCCTCCTGCCTGAAGAAATCTGGAAGAAAGAACAGATGGAAAAAGAACATAAGCACACTAAGAAAGAACCAGCACAAATCCTAGGAACAACTAGAACATGGTCGCATGTACTACTAGTCTATGATCACAAGAACACTATATACTCAAAACTAGATGCCCAGATCATTGGTTTCTAGATTTGCAGAATAGGAACACACTACAGGGGACAAAAACACACTCAAAGATCACTAGGCTAGCAATTCCATTTAGGGGACAAATACAAGGGACAAAAACACACTACTAGGCTAGCAATTCCATTTAGGTAAAACTAGTTGAAAATATGCAAGGTTGAGGATTACTACAGTTGAGCGAATATGTGACTATTTCCACAAACTTTGGAAACTAAAAAACTAAAACACTATTAAGAAACTTTGATCTACTAGTTTAGACACTTCCTGTTGAATGACCGAATATAAGTAACTTTGGAAGTGTAAACTGCTATGAACTGATACCTGTTTACACTGAATATTGATTAGCATTATCATAAACACTGAAAATAGAAGTTATCAGAAAAAATGAGTAACACAATCAGGCTAAAAACACTAAAGATTACAGTGTAAAACCC from Triticum aestivum cultivar Chinese Spring chromosome 3B, IWGSC CS RefSeq v2.1, whole genome shotgun sequence includes these protein-coding regions:
- the LOC123064950 gene encoding uncharacterized protein, with the translated sequence MADWWNMAAEAANGSLTYVGETNAIAEAITGARQQYGQATEDCRRFRPGVHPLPNAGQGAPSAGGLIIDLAIGRIKRISRFYAVLGTVFSLCVAHIGLQANAPWWWDRWQLHHADAARHAETALQCLHSVKSHGHAALGVFHVMLRPPSPRAVAHAWAPAAEQLLRRAMDDLAMAEAAVERMRPAIVAQYSDAWMLLHG